In a genomic window of Ferrovum sp. JA12:
- a CDS encoding ISNCY family transposase: MSQKEVKRAQMLDLLTEGKIDQQEAARRLGITTRQVRRLTRRYQAAGLSGLISRKRGKASNRRLDDAICTMAIDLIGAHYSDFGPTLACEKLAELHEVNLSVETTRQLMIKAGHWHPRKGGSICAHPMRERRARFGEMIQIDGSPHDWFEDRGEYCTLLVFIDDATGRLTQLRFAPSETTLDYMQVLHDHILAHGVPAALYSDRHSIFRINAKESDPEAETQFSRAARELGIACIHAHSPQAKGRVERANQTLQDRLVKEMRLAGINNMDEANAWLPGYIEDFNRRFAVAPKDPSDAHLAYAGTPASLMRTLSVQVTKTLSKNLSCQHENQLLQVETTGTGLGLRGAKVTVHRHFDGTCELLWRKRELTYSVMDKPERQSAVADGKSVNARVDKALTRRNTGHKPAANHPWRKMPVGKSAHDGQRATP, translated from the coding sequence ATGAGTCAAAAAGAAGTGAAGCGAGCCCAGATGCTGGATCTGTTGACAGAGGGCAAAATCGACCAACAGGAAGCCGCGCGGCGACTGGGTATCACTACCCGCCAGGTGCGCCGCCTGACCCGGCGTTATCAGGCAGCGGGGCTGTCCGGACTGATCAGCAGGAAGCGCGGCAAGGCATCGAATCGGCGGCTGGACGATGCCATCTGCACGATGGCCATTGATCTCATTGGCGCGCATTACAGCGACTTCGGGCCGACGCTGGCCTGCGAGAAGCTGGCCGAACTGCATGAGGTAAATCTGTCTGTCGAGACCACGCGCCAGCTAATGATCAAGGCGGGCCACTGGCACCCCAGGAAAGGCGGCTCCATATGCGCACACCCGATGCGCGAGCGTCGCGCCCGCTTCGGCGAGATGATCCAGATCGACGGCAGCCCCCACGACTGGTTTGAAGACCGCGGCGAATATTGCACTCTGCTGGTATTCATCGACGATGCTACCGGACGGCTGACGCAACTGCGCTTTGCACCGAGCGAAACCACGCTGGACTATATGCAGGTGTTGCACGATCATATTCTGGCGCACGGCGTACCTGCGGCGTTGTACTCTGACCGCCACAGCATCTTCCGCATCAACGCCAAGGAGTCCGATCCGGAGGCCGAAACACAATTCTCGCGTGCGGCGCGCGAGCTGGGAATCGCATGCATCCACGCGCACAGCCCGCAGGCCAAAGGACGCGTGGAACGCGCCAATCAGACCTTGCAGGACAGGCTGGTCAAGGAAATGCGACTGGCCGGCATCAACAACATGGACGAGGCCAATGCGTGGTTGCCGGGCTATATCGAGGACTTCAACAGGCGCTTTGCGGTCGCGCCCAAAGACCCGTCTGACGCGCACCTGGCCTATGCCGGAACACCCGCCAGCCTGATGCGCACCCTGTCGGTTCAAGTAACGAAAACGCTCTCAAAAAACCTGTCTTGCCAGCATGAAAACCAGTTGCTGCAGGTCGAAACGACGGGCACGGGTCTGGGACTACGGGGCGCGAAAGTGACGGTGCATCGGCACTTTGACGGCACGTGTGAACTGCTTTGGAGAAAACGCGAATTGACATACAGCGTGATGGACAAACCGGAACGACAGTCGGCGGTGGCCGATGGCAAATCGGTCAATGCACGAGTCGACAAGGCACTGACTCGGCGCAACACCGGACACAAGCCTGCAGCCAATCACCCCTGGAGAAAAATGCCCGTCGGCAAATCCGCCCACGACGGGCAGCGCGCAACACCGTAG
- a CDS encoding YbgF trimerization domain-containing protein, which translates to MKTTNCKTVALKVFGAIVFFTLTFNQASAGIFSDDQQLADLKAVQSNLNKQVQDLLERVERLEAANQNLPDMVSQFDNMTQSLADIKGKIDELNNRLDQMTKRNQELYLDLDSRLKVLEGGNPQASMGALKNKPDGAILDSKASSSDKKEQPAEQVVASDKTEKQSKQNSNEQVTADNTDKSVQDNSKIKEAPVHHGPSYDSGLNAFNSGKYEQSVKLLKAFILANPDDEKIPNALFWIGLNDLVLKEYKEAVIVNKRVIKDYPKSNKVPDAMLNLSRAYKALGESSKAKAIEHQLESKFPDSEATAKLKKHQKK; encoded by the coding sequence TTGAAAACAACTAACTGTAAAACAGTAGCCCTGAAAGTTTTCGGGGCTATTGTTTTTTTTACCCTTACCTTTAATCAGGCTTCTGCTGGCATTTTTTCTGATGACCAACAGTTAGCGGATTTAAAAGCCGTACAAAGTAATCTCAATAAACAAGTTCAAGATTTACTAGAGCGTGTGGAGCGACTAGAGGCTGCTAATCAAAACTTACCTGATATGGTGAGTCAATTTGATAACATGACGCAAAGCTTGGCTGATATTAAAGGCAAAATTGACGAATTAAATAATCGTTTAGATCAGATGACTAAACGTAACCAAGAGCTCTACCTAGATTTAGATTCTCGCCTCAAAGTGTTAGAGGGAGGGAATCCACAAGCTTCAATGGGTGCACTGAAGAATAAGCCTGATGGAGCTATCTTGGATAGCAAAGCGAGTTCTAGCGATAAAAAAGAACAACCTGCTGAACAAGTGGTGGCAAGCGATAAAACTGAAAAACAATCTAAACAAAATAGCAATGAACAAGTGACTGCCGACAACACGGATAAATCTGTTCAAGATAATAGCAAAATCAAAGAAGCGCCTGTGCATCATGGACCAAGTTATGATAGCGGATTAAATGCGTTTAATTCAGGTAAATACGAACAGTCAGTGAAGCTTTTGAAAGCCTTTATTCTTGCCAACCCTGATGATGAAAAAATTCCTAATGCATTGTTTTGGATTGGTTTGAATGATTTAGTACTTAAGGAATATAAAGAGGCAGTGATTGTTAATAAGCGTGTTATTAAGGATTATCCTAAATCAAATAAAGTTCCGGATGCCATGTTGAATCTTTCACGAGCCTATAAAGCCTTAGGGGAAAGCAGTAAAGCGAAAGCTATTGAGCACCAATTGGAAAGCAAATTTCCAGATAGTGAAGCTACAGCAAAGCTCAAAAAACATCAAAAAAAGTAA
- the pal gene encoding peptidoglycan-associated lipoprotein Pal produces MKKLMLALIMTGALAACSSTPTPAPTADTGTKTEAPAAAAPMANEMFPAKGVGGALGQRSVYYDFDKFAVKDQYAPIVTAHAGFLSSHKAAHVTLQGNCDERGSREYNLALGQRRADSVKKLMMAKGVNADQIDTISFGKEKPHNPGHNKAAWAENRRTDIVYRGE; encoded by the coding sequence ATGAAAAAACTAATGTTAGCTCTAATAATGACTGGTGCCTTAGCTGCTTGCAGCTCAACCCCAACCCCAGCCCCAACTGCGGATACCGGTACTAAGACTGAGGCTCCTGCAGCAGCAGCACCCATGGCAAATGAAATGTTCCCTGCTAAAGGTGTAGGCGGTGCATTGGGCCAACGTAGCGTTTATTATGATTTCGATAAATTTGCCGTGAAAGATCAGTATGCTCCAATCGTTACCGCTCACGCAGGTTTCTTATCTAGTCACAAAGCTGCTCATGTCACTTTACAAGGTAATTGTGACGAGCGTGGTAGCCGTGAGTACAACTTGGCTTTAGGTCAACGTCGTGCTGATAGCGTTAAAAAATTAATGATGGCAAAAGGTGTCAATGCTGATCAAATCGATACCATTTCATTTGGTAAAGAAAAACCACACAATCCAGGTCATAACAAAGCTGCTTGGGCAGAAAACCGTCGTACCGACATCGTTTATCGTGGTGAGTAA
- the tolB gene encoding Tol-Pal system beta propeller repeat protein TolB — MKNKIIRFLLLFLTFAVTQVHAELALDITTEGAQQYPIAVLNFVDESAFGKSVTDVVRADLKRSGIFSVLDATEVKPIPPDSPNIAWADWKSRNAQYLVDGSVTSVSNGQFQVSFRLWDVNGQVSRKALSFTGTPSQYRALAHHIADVIYEDVTGIRGIFSTKIAYIEQQGQTRALKIADSDGYNEVTILSAKAPIISPRWSPDAKKIAYVTFELGRPMVVVQTLATGKRVIVAKYRGNNSAPAWSPDGRYLAVVLSKEGIAQMYLIPSDGRGYPKRLTYSESIDTEPTFSPDGQSIYFTSDRGGNAQIYRISVNGGEATRLTYGSTYCVSPRLSPDGRKLVYIERDQGSFHVMQMDLASNTSQIMTDTDLDESPTFAPNGQYILYATRIHERGELAIVSSDGRSRQSLAATKGDVYEPVWGPFE; from the coding sequence ATGAAAAATAAAATAATTCGTTTTTTACTATTATTCCTCACCTTCGCTGTGACCCAGGTTCATGCTGAGTTGGCCCTTGATATTACAACGGAGGGAGCTCAGCAATACCCGATTGCAGTATTAAACTTTGTGGATGAATCAGCCTTTGGTAAAAGTGTCACCGATGTGGTGCGTGCCGATTTGAAACGCTCTGGAATTTTTTCGGTACTGGATGCAACGGAAGTCAAACCTATCCCCCCTGATTCCCCTAATATTGCTTGGGCTGATTGGAAGTCACGTAATGCCCAGTATTTAGTGGATGGTAGTGTTACATCAGTTAGCAATGGGCAGTTCCAAGTTTCTTTTAGGCTGTGGGATGTGAACGGTCAAGTTTCACGAAAGGCGTTGTCCTTTACTGGCACACCTAGCCAGTACCGTGCCTTAGCTCATCATATTGCTGATGTCATCTATGAGGATGTAACAGGTATTCGTGGAATTTTTAGCACTAAAATTGCTTATATTGAACAGCAGGGGCAGACAAGAGCATTAAAAATTGCAGACAGTGATGGCTATAACGAAGTGACTATTTTGAGCGCTAAAGCGCCGATTATTTCACCGCGTTGGTCGCCGGATGCCAAAAAAATTGCCTATGTTACTTTTGAATTAGGTCGTCCCATGGTGGTGGTGCAAACCCTAGCCACGGGAAAGCGTGTAATTGTCGCAAAATACCGTGGTAACAACAGTGCTCCAGCCTGGTCCCCAGATGGCAGGTATTTAGCGGTAGTGTTATCAAAAGAAGGGATTGCGCAAATGTACTTAATTCCTTCCGATGGTCGAGGTTATCCAAAACGCTTAACTTATAGTGAAAGTATTGATACAGAACCTACCTTTTCGCCGGACGGGCAATCCATTTATTTTACCTCCGACAGAGGGGGTAACGCACAGATCTACCGTATCTCTGTGAATGGTGGCGAGGCAACTCGTTTGACCTATGGCAGCACATACTGTGTCTCGCCAAGACTCAGTCCTGATGGACGAAAGCTAGTTTATATTGAACGCGATCAGGGATCCTTTCATGTGATGCAAATGGATTTAGCAAGTAATACTAGCCAAATCATGACGGATACAGATTTAGATGAATCTCCAACTTTTGCACCCAATGGTCAGTATATTTTGTACGCCACAAGAATTCACGAGCGTGGGGAATTAGCTATAGTCAGTAGCGATGGACGCAGTCGACAATCTCTTGCTGCAACTAAAGGGGATGTGTATGAACCCGTATGGGGACCATTTGAGTAA
- the tolA gene encoding cell envelope integrity protein TolA — protein MRRSVSRSPRRQDNTKAIILALVVHGFFILFLIFGVSWHRSVSSTFQAELWTDIPKPEAPSSPHPTLAPQPEPPQPHPKPEPPKPEPPKPEPPKPLPPPVKPLPPVEPSKPQSTHQVDVKEQNADIALKKRKQAEEAKAKEAKAKEEKAKEAKAKKIAREKQMKELLKQEQEEARQELLDDIRHQKAKAAAAKVKALQEKKAAEAAAKQAAEQEVQLDAFKLAIIAKIKHHTKVPLSVPKGSTTIIKITVLPDGTVLNKVITQSSGNTAYDQAVLEGIDRSQPLPLPDDIKLRRQFRDMELNFTHEK, from the coding sequence ATGCGTCGCTCTGTTTCACGCTCCCCTCGCCGACAAGATAACACCAAAGCAATTATTTTGGCTTTAGTGGTGCATGGGTTTTTCATACTTTTCTTGATTTTTGGTGTTTCATGGCATCGTTCAGTAAGTAGTACCTTTCAGGCAGAGTTATGGACGGATATCCCAAAACCCGAGGCGCCGAGTAGTCCGCATCCTACTTTAGCACCTCAACCTGAGCCGCCACAGCCCCATCCCAAGCCTGAACCGCCCAAGCCTGAACCGCCCAAGCCTGAACCGCCCAAGCCTTTGCCGCCGCCTGTTAAACCCTTGCCTCCGGTGGAACCTTCTAAGCCGCAGTCTACTCATCAGGTGGATGTGAAAGAGCAGAACGCTGACATTGCTTTAAAGAAAAGGAAACAAGCTGAGGAAGCAAAAGCTAAGGAAGCAAAAGCTAAGGAAGAAAAAGCTAAGGAAGCTAAAGCTAAGAAAATAGCACGAGAAAAACAGATGAAGGAGTTGCTCAAACAAGAGCAGGAAGAGGCTCGTCAGGAACTCCTTGATGATATTCGTCATCAAAAAGCCAAGGCTGCGGCAGCTAAAGTGAAAGCCCTCCAGGAAAAGAAAGCGGCGGAGGCAGCAGCAAAGCAGGCTGCTGAGCAAGAGGTGCAGCTTGACGCTTTTAAGTTAGCGATTATTGCTAAAATTAAACATCATACTAAAGTGCCTTTGTCAGTGCCTAAAGGAAGTACTACCATTATTAAAATTACAGTTTTGCCTGACGGCACTGTATTAAATAAAGTGATTACACAAAGTAGTGGCAATACCGCTTATGATCAAGCAGTATTAGAGGGAATTGATCGTTCACAACCCTTGCCTTTACCAGATGATATAAAATTGCGTCGACAATTCAGAGATATGGAACTTAACTTTACCCATGAAAAATAA
- a CDS encoding ExbD/TolR family protein: MLRKPRRLMNQINVVPYIDVMLVLLIIFMVTAPMISPGQIDLPSVGQSMATPASPIQVNLHLNGDVSIIYDNSGEVNIARGDLATKIVSLQHSNANRPVVIAADKNIRYQEVLKIMDILKQAQVQHIGLLATPKAI; this comes from the coding sequence ATGTTGCGTAAACCTCGCCGCTTGATGAATCAAATCAACGTGGTTCCTTATATTGATGTGATGCTGGTATTACTGATTATTTTTATGGTCACAGCACCCATGATTAGTCCTGGACAAATTGATTTACCCAGTGTGGGACAGAGCATGGCGACCCCTGCATCCCCCATACAGGTGAATTTACATTTAAATGGGGATGTCAGTATTATTTATGACAACTCTGGAGAAGTGAATATAGCACGCGGAGACTTGGCAACAAAAATCGTAAGTTTACAACATAGTAATGCAAATCGTCCTGTAGTCATTGCTGCTGATAAAAACATTCGTTATCAAGAAGTGTTAAAAATTATGGATATTTTAAAGCAAGCACAGGTGCAGCACATTGGATTGTTAGCAACGCCCAAGGCCATTTAA
- the tolQ gene encoding protein TolQ — MNVTTDISLMSLVTNASVLVQVVMGLLLIASLFSWTSIFRKMFLLKRAKQETTLFEEEFWAAKDLNALYQRVSADRYSGSLDKIFEAGFREFMRHVKAGYADPAMVTSSVGRAMKATFQREMDTLEYGLAFLASVGSVSPYVGLFGTVWGIMNAFRGLSNVGQATLANVAPGISEALVTTAMGLFAAIPAVIAYNRYAHEVDRLAIRFESFMEEFSNILQRQIQQGK; from the coding sequence GTGAATGTAACAACAGATATATCTTTAATGTCGCTGGTCACCAATGCTAGCGTGTTGGTACAAGTGGTGATGGGGTTACTATTGATAGCCTCACTCTTTTCCTGGACATCCATTTTTAGGAAAATGTTTTTATTAAAACGCGCCAAACAAGAAACTACTTTATTTGAGGAAGAGTTTTGGGCCGCCAAGGATTTGAACGCTCTCTACCAGAGGGTCTCTGCTGACCGCTATAGTGGCTCTTTAGACAAGATATTTGAAGCAGGCTTTAGAGAGTTTATGCGTCACGTTAAAGCAGGCTATGCAGATCCTGCCATGGTTACCAGCAGCGTTGGGCGCGCCATGAAAGCGACTTTTCAAAGAGAAATGGATACTTTGGAATATGGCTTAGCCTTTTTGGCTTCAGTGGGATCAGTGAGTCCTTATGTGGGTCTGTTTGGCACAGTGTGGGGCATCATGAATGCTTTTCGAGGTTTGTCTAATGTGGGGCAGGCTACTCTTGCTAATGTGGCTCCAGGTATTTCTGAGGCCCTTGTTACTACCGCCATGGGTTTGTTTGCGGCCATTCCCGCGGTGATTGCCTATAATCGTTATGCCCATGAAGTGGATCGATTAGCGATTCGTTTTGAGAGCTTCATGGAAGAGTTTTCAAATATTTTGCAACGTCAAATTCAGCAAGGGAAATAG
- the ybgC gene encoding tol-pal system-associated acyl-CoA thioesterase, with protein sequence MTTAHQEALLTSLACRVYYEDTDAGGVVYHANYLRFMERARSEWLRERGFDPHQLKESYQLLFVVRSIEIKYLAPALLGDLLTVSAQLLSLERGLLTFDQRVWRQEQELSRALIRVVSVSTETFKSINVPNSMKQALGVIW encoded by the coding sequence ATGACCACAGCACATCAAGAGGCACTATTAACTTCTCTAGCCTGCCGTGTTTACTATGAAGACACCGATGCTGGCGGGGTGGTCTACCATGCTAACTATTTGCGGTTTATGGAACGTGCTCGCTCTGAATGGTTGCGGGAGCGGGGCTTTGATCCGCACCAATTAAAAGAGAGTTATCAGCTGCTGTTTGTGGTGCGCTCTATAGAAATCAAATATCTTGCCCCAGCGCTACTTGGAGATTTATTAACCGTCAGCGCGCAACTGTTGTCCCTTGAGCGAGGACTGTTAACCTTTGATCAGCGGGTGTGGCGACAAGAGCAAGAGTTATCAAGAGCATTAATTCGTGTGGTGAGTGTCTCGACAGAAACCTTCAAATCCATTAATGTGCCAAATTCAATGAAACAAGCTTTAGGAGTGATATGGTGA
- the ruvB gene encoding Holliday junction branch migration DNA helicase RuvB, with the protein MIETERLLDANSHSRDEEVLDRALRPKQLNDYIGQHKVREQLAIFIEAAKGRGEALDHTLLFGPPGLGKTTLAHIIAHEMGVQLRQTSGPVLERAGDLAAILTNLESGDVLFIDEIHRLSPVVEEILYPAMEDYQIDIMIGEGPAARSVKIDLPPFTLVGATTRAGMLTNPLRDRFGIVARLEFYETVDLAKIVSRSSDLLQMNIDENSIKELAGRSRGTPRIANRLLKRVRDFAEVKAGGLVNLSVAQQALTLLEVDSQGLDVMDAKLLSLIVEKFAGGPVGVDNLAAALGEARDTIEDVLEPFLIQKGFLQRTPRGRVATALAYQHLGVHWDKTP; encoded by the coding sequence GTGATCGAAACAGAACGACTTCTTGATGCTAACAGTCACTCCCGTGATGAGGAAGTGCTCGATCGAGCGCTGCGCCCTAAACAATTAAATGATTATATCGGTCAACATAAGGTACGTGAACAGCTAGCTATTTTTATTGAGGCCGCAAAAGGGCGGGGTGAAGCCTTAGACCATACCTTACTTTTTGGTCCGCCAGGCTTGGGTAAGACCACCCTCGCGCACATCATTGCCCATGAAATGGGCGTACAATTACGTCAAACCTCTGGCCCCGTATTAGAGCGTGCGGGAGATTTGGCGGCAATACTTACTAATTTGGAGTCTGGTGATGTGCTCTTCATTGATGAAATACATCGTTTAAGCCCTGTGGTGGAGGAAATACTCTATCCTGCCATGGAGGACTATCAAATTGATATTATGATTGGTGAAGGGCCCGCCGCCCGTTCCGTTAAAATAGACCTACCACCGTTTACTTTGGTTGGGGCCACTACCCGCGCTGGCATGTTGACCAATCCATTGCGGGATCGTTTTGGTATTGTTGCCCGTCTTGAGTTTTATGAGACCGTGGATTTGGCAAAAATTGTTTCTCGCTCCTCTGACCTGTTACAGATGAATATTGATGAGAACAGTATTAAGGAGCTCGCGGGCCGCTCACGAGGAACACCACGTATTGCTAATCGTTTATTAAAGCGTGTACGTGATTTTGCTGAGGTGAAAGCAGGTGGCCTCGTCAATTTGTCAGTGGCTCAACAAGCGCTTACTTTGCTCGAGGTGGATAGCCAAGGGCTGGATGTTATGGATGCAAAATTATTAAGTTTAATCGTTGAAAAATTTGCTGGCGGTCCGGTGGGAGTGGATAACCTTGCTGCGGCCCTAGGAGAGGCAAGGGACACCATTGAAGATGTCTTAGAGCCCTTTTTGATTCAAAAAGGATTTTTACAGCGTACTCCCCGTGGTCGTGTTGCCACAGCATTAGCTTACCAACACCTTGGAGTACATTGGGATAAAACACCATGA
- the ruvA gene encoding Holliday junction branch migration protein RuvA → MIGRLQGTLLVVKPPRLLVDVMGVGYEVEVPMSTLYQLPSINQIVTLLIHHVVREDAQLLYGFYTDLERQWFRQLLKISGVGPKLALSVLSGLSVEELQRTIMTQDAVRLTQIPGVGKKTAERLMLELKQSVSQFAALSDPLVSLTPSVKEEVIEALLSLGYQEREANKATELLPESVSVEEGIRAALKSLMRGGGGK, encoded by the coding sequence ATGATCGGACGACTGCAGGGGACTTTGTTAGTGGTTAAGCCGCCACGCCTGTTGGTGGATGTGATGGGAGTGGGCTATGAGGTTGAAGTACCAATGAGTACCCTCTATCAATTGCCGTCTATCAATCAAATTGTGACTCTTCTTATTCACCATGTGGTGCGAGAGGACGCTCAATTACTCTACGGTTTCTATACGGATCTTGAGCGTCAATGGTTTAGACAATTATTAAAAATTTCTGGAGTAGGGCCTAAGCTGGCTTTAAGCGTATTGTCAGGCTTGTCGGTGGAGGAATTGCAGCGCACTATCATGACCCAAGACGCTGTTCGGTTAACGCAAATCCCTGGAGTGGGAAAGAAAACAGCGGAGAGATTAATGCTAGAGCTAAAACAAAGCGTTAGTCAATTTGCTGCATTGTCTGACCCCTTGGTAAGTTTGACTCCCTCTGTTAAAGAGGAAGTGATTGAAGCGCTGTTATCCTTAGGTTATCAAGAACGAGAGGCTAACAAAGCCACTGAGTTATTACCCGAATCAGTGTCAGTGGAAGAGGGTATTCGCGCAGCACTCAAGTCTCTAATGCGCGGTGGAGGTGGTAAGTGA
- the ruvC gene encoding crossover junction endodeoxyribonuclease RuvC, protein MRILGLDPGLRVTGYGVIDHHRSALTYVASGSIKTVTDTLPARLKMIFEGVCEVIDRYQPEQVAIENVFVNINPKSTLLLGQARGVAIAAAVHKQLPVAEYTALQIKQGVVGYGHAQKAQIQNMVMRLLQLPTPPATDPADALACAIRHANEQGNPLLPPRLKGLKMRHGRLVSL, encoded by the coding sequence ATTCGTATTTTAGGACTTGATCCTGGTTTGAGAGTGACAGGGTATGGGGTGATTGACCATCATCGGTCAGCGCTCACCTATGTGGCGAGCGGCTCCATAAAAACAGTCACAGATACTTTGCCAGCAAGGCTTAAGATGATTTTCGAGGGGGTTTGTGAGGTGATTGACAGGTATCAGCCTGAACAGGTGGCAATTGAAAATGTCTTTGTCAACATTAATCCGAAATCAACGTTATTGTTGGGGCAGGCCCGTGGCGTTGCTATTGCGGCGGCGGTTCATAAACAGTTACCTGTTGCAGAATATACAGCGTTACAAATTAAACAAGGGGTAGTGGGCTATGGCCATGCCCAAAAGGCACAAATTCAAAATATGGTAATGCGACTGTTACAGCTGCCAACCCCTCCCGCAACGGATCCCGCTGATGCCCTTGCTTGCGCCATACGCCATGCTAACGAGCAAGGTAATCCCCTATTGCCCCCCCGCTTAAAAGGGTTGAAGATGCGACATGGTCGATTGGTGAGCCTATGA
- a CDS encoding YebC/PmpR family DNA-binding transcriptional regulator, translated as MAGHSKWANIKHKKAAADAKRGKVFTRLIKEITVAARLGGGDVSINPRLRLAVDKAYDQNMPKDTIERAIKRGSGDLEGVNYEEVRYEGYGINGAAVMVDCLTDNRVRTVADVRHAFTKYGGNLGTDGSVAFLFTHCGQLMYAPGTSEDRLMEVALETGALDVLSHDDGSFEVVTPPYEFSHIKEVLEKAGLVAEFAEVSMKPSTDTELSGDEAITMQKLLDALENLDDVQAVYTTAMIID; from the coding sequence GTGGCAGGACACTCAAAATGGGCCAATATTAAGCATAAAAAAGCAGCAGCCGATGCGAAGCGGGGCAAGGTTTTTACTCGGTTAATTAAAGAGATTACGGTGGCTGCCCGCCTGGGGGGTGGCGATGTGAGTATTAACCCACGACTTCGCCTCGCCGTGGATAAGGCCTACGATCAGAATATGCCAAAGGACACCATTGAGCGTGCCATTAAGCGCGGTTCTGGGGATCTTGAGGGCGTTAATTACGAAGAAGTGCGGTATGAGGGCTATGGCATCAATGGGGCCGCAGTGATGGTGGATTGTTTAACCGATAACCGCGTGCGAACTGTGGCTGATGTGCGGCACGCATTCACGAAGTATGGTGGAAATTTGGGTACTGACGGATCAGTGGCTTTTTTATTTACGCATTGCGGACAATTGATGTACGCTCCGGGTACCAGTGAGGATCGCTTGATGGAAGTGGCCCTTGAAACCGGTGCCCTTGATGTGTTGAGTCATGATGATGGTAGCTTTGAAGTGGTGACCCCACCCTATGAGTTTTCTCATATTAAGGAAGTTCTTGAGAAAGCAGGGTTAGTGGCTGAGTTTGCTGAGGTGTCTATGAAGCCCTCAACGGACACGGAATTATCGGGTGATGAGGCGATAACAATGCAAAAATTGTTGGATGCGTTAGAAAATCTTGATGATGTTCAAGCGGTGTATACCACTGCCATGATCATTGATTAA
- the slmA gene encoding nucleoid occlusion factor SlmA: protein MSGERRNQILQALASILEQPLLAKTTTAYLAEKLNLSEAALYRHFASKAQMFEGLIEFIEETLFTRMNRIIEEQPHPLNQIESIMTLLLAFADKNPGMTRVLIGDALVHENDRLQLRVNQVHDRVEATLRQAIRLRLAEHPATQTTQPSVSANLLMCIVIGRWHQFAKTGFKRRPLDGWEEQWRQINLLL, encoded by the coding sequence ATGAGTGGCGAGAGACGCAATCAAATCCTACAAGCCCTAGCAAGTATTTTAGAGCAACCCCTGCTTGCTAAAACCACCACCGCTTATTTGGCTGAAAAACTTAACCTGTCTGAGGCGGCGCTGTATCGTCATTTTGCAAGTAAAGCGCAGATGTTTGAGGGGTTAATAGAATTTATTGAAGAGACCCTTTTTACACGCATGAATCGCATCATCGAAGAGCAGCCCCACCCGCTCAATCAAATTGAATCCATCATGACTTTATTACTCGCCTTTGCCGATAAGAATCCCGGTATGACCCGAGTGTTAATTGGTGATGCTCTGGTGCACGAGAATGATCGACTGCAGTTACGCGTCAATCAAGTTCATGACCGAGTTGAGGCTACGCTGCGCCAAGCCATACGCCTACGACTTGCTGAGCATCCTGCCACTCAAACAACGCAGCCTTCTGTTAGCGCTAATTTACTGATGTGTATTGTTATTGGACGTTGGCATCAGTTCGCCAAAACTGGGTTTAAACGTCGCCCTCTTGATGGTTGGGAGGAGCAGTGGCGTCAAATTAACCTTCTTCTTTAA
- the dksA gene encoding RNA polymerase-binding protein DksA has protein sequence MAETLKQFKPYVPKKGESYMNKKQLEHFQALLEDWKSELSQDIDRTVHTMQDEATVFADPNDRASQESDMALELRNRDRERKLIKKIDETIAKIEAGDYGYCGSCGVEIGLNRLQARPTASLCIDCKQLEEMRERQVAK, from the coding sequence ATGGCAGAGACATTAAAACAATTTAAGCCCTACGTCCCTAAAAAGGGCGAAAGCTATATGAACAAAAAACAACTTGAGCATTTCCAGGCTTTGCTTGAAGATTGGAAATCAGAGTTAAGTCAGGATATCGACCGAACTGTTCATACTATGCAAGATGAAGCCACGGTATTTGCTGACCCCAACGACCGTGCGAGTCAAGAGTCTGACATGGCTTTAGAGCTTCGTAACCGTGATCGTGAGCGCAAGTTAATCAAGAAAATTGATGAAACTATCGCTAAAATCGAAGCTGGGGATTATGGTTATTGTGGCAGTTGTGGCGTAGAAATTGGTTTAAACCGTTTGCAAGCTCGTCCTACAGCCAGTTTATGTATAGATTGTAAGCAGCTAGAGGAAATGCGTGAGAGGCAGGTGGCCAAGTAA